From the genome of Impatiens glandulifera chromosome 9, dImpGla2.1, whole genome shotgun sequence, one region includes:
- the LOC124915183 gene encoding glucan endo-1,3-beta-glucosidase 11-like: protein MARTLRKIALVFLFSFYLSGLGVNSLGINYGQVGNNLLQPEKVLQLLTSLKIKKARIYDTNPQILTAFANSAVELIVTVENEMLATLTDPQQALLWVNSHIKPYIPATKITGIAVGNEVFTGDGTSLIENLVPAMVNIHTALTQLGLSQYNIQVSTPNSLAVMGESYPPSAGCFREELAGIMPDILQFLATTNSPFWINAYPYFAYKDDPTKISLEYVLFNPNQLGMVDPYTNLHYDNMLYAQVDAVVFALAKMGYGGLEVRVSETGWPSRGDLDEAGASVDNAAVYNRNLLRRQMASEGTPLRPNVRLDVYLFALFNENMKPGPGSERNYGLFKPDGTMAYNAGLTSTSSSTASISLKSSANTSKVRKMENMNLITFWLLFVYQIFTMGRRF, encoded by the exons atgGCGAGAACTTTGAGAAAGATTGCACTGGTCTTCctattttctttctatttatcGG GTTTAGGAGTAAATTCACTTGGAATCAACTATGGTCAAGTTGGCAATAATTTGCTTCAACCAGAAAAGGTTCTTCAGCTATTGACATCTCTCAAGATTAAAAAAGCAAGAATTTACGATACAAACCCTCAAATCTTAACCGCATTTGCAAATTCCGCCGTGGAACTAATCGTCACCGTCGAGAATGAAATGCTCGCAACCCTAACCGACCCGCAACAAGCCCTATTATGGGTTAACTCCCATATTAAACCTTATATTCCGGCCACAAAAATAACGGGAATAGCGGTCGGAAATGAGGTGTTCACCGGCGACGGAACCTCCCTCATAGAAAACCTAGTTCCGGCGATGGTTAACATTCATACAGCCCTAACCCAACTAGGGCTAAGTCAATATAACATCCAAGTTTCAACACCCAATTCGTTGGCGGTGATGGGTGAGTCTTATCCCCCGTCGGCTGGTTGTTTCCGGGAAGAACTCGCCGGAATAATGCCGGATATATTACAGTTCTTGGCTACCACGAATTCCCCGTTTTGGATCAATGCATACCCTTATTTTGCTTATAAAGATGACCCGACAAAAATATCGTTAGAGTATGTTTTGTTTAACCCTAATCAATTAGGTATGGTTGACCCTTACACGAATTTGCACTACGATAACATGTTGTATGCTCAAGTTGACGCGGTTGTGTTTGCCCTAGCGAAAATGGGGTACGGGGGTTTAGAGGTTAGGGTTTCGGAAACGGGTTGGCCTTCTAGAGGGGATTTGGATGAAGCGGGTGCGAGTGTTGATAATGCGGCGGTTTATAATCGAAACTTGTTGAGGAGACAAATGGCTAGTGAAGGTACACCCTTGAGACCAAATGTGAGATTAGATGTTTACTTATTTGCGTTATTTAACGAGAATATGAAGCCCGGACCGGGTTCGGAAAGAAATTATGGTCTTTTTAAACCGGATGGAACCATGGCTTATAACGCTGGTTTAACTTCAACCTCATCATCCACAGCTTCCATTTCGCTTAAGTCCTCCGCCAACACTTCTAAG GTAAGAAAGATGGAGAATATGAACTTGATCACATTTTGGTTGTTGTTTGTTTATCAAATATTCACCATGGGAAGAAGATTTTAA
- the LOC124915182 gene encoding katanin p60 ATPase-containing subunit A-like 2 isoform X1, with translation MAGEPLPTRWSFMDFKTFYDVKFGRKRMPEENGEDTNGQANGAHSNGNYSTARSNGDMHVKNKPELAIYEQYQNQRGTNGTSATAMGEKPQKSLLPPFESAEMRNLAESLSRDIIRGSPDVKWESIKGLENAKRLLKEAVVMPIKYPKYFTGLLTPWKGILLFGPPGTGKTMLAKAVATECKTTFFNISASSIVSKWRGDSEKLVKVLFELARHHAPSTIFLDEIDAIISQRGEGRSEHEASRRLKTELLIQMDGLTKTDELVFVLAATNLPWELDAAMLRRLEKRILVPLPEPEARQAMFDELLPSSLKEEKEEFPYDLLVEKTEGYSGSDIRLLCKEAAMQPLRRLMSVLEESEEVVPEEELPKVGPIMHEDVKTALRNTRPSAHLLAHRYEQFNSDYGSQILQ, from the exons ATGGCGGGTGAGCCATTGCCTACTCGCTGGTCATTCATG gattttaagACCTTTTATGATGTTAAGTTTGGGAGAAAGAGAATGCCCGAGGAGAACGGCGAGGATACCAATGGTCAAGCTAATGGAGCTCATTCGAATGGCAATTATTCCACAGCTAGGTCAAACGGGGACATGCATGTCAAGAACAAACCTGAGTTGGCCATATACGAGCAGTACCAAAATCAG AGAGGAACCAATGGAACTTCAGCTACTGCAATGGGTGAAAAACC GCAAAAGTCTCTGCTTCCTCCTTTTGAATCTGCAGAAATGCGTAATTTGGCTGAGAGTTTAAgtag AGATATCATTCGTGGAAGTCCAGATGTAAAATGGGAAAGCATAAAAGGTTTAGAGAATGCCAAACGGCTTCTTAAGGAAGCAGTTGTAATGCCCATAAAATATCCCAA GTATTTCACTGGTCTTCTGACACCCTGGAAAGGCATTCTACTTTTTGGCCCTCCTGGAACTGGAAAG ACTATGCTTGCCAAGGCTGTCGCGACAGAGTGCAAAACTACATTTTTTAACATTTCAGCATCATCTATTGTCAGCAAATGGCGTG GTGATTCTGAAAAGCTAGTGAAAGTATTATTTGAGCTTGCTAGACATCATGCTCCTTCAACCATATTTCTTGATGAAATTGATGCTATCATTAGCCAGCGTGGCGAAGGACGAAGTGAGCATGAAGCAAGCAGGCGCCTGAAGACAGAGCTGCTTATCCAG ATGGATGGTCTGACAAAGACAGATGAACTTGTGTTTGTTCTAGCAGCAACTAATCTGCCTTGGGAACTGGATGCCGCTATGCTTAGGCGTCTGGAGAAAAGA ATTCTTGTTCCTCTTCCGGAACCAGAAGCTAGGCAAGCCATGTTTGACGAGCTATTACCCTCGTCGCTGAAAGAGGAGAAGGAGGAATTTCCATATGATCTGTTGGTAGAGAAAACAGAAGGCTACTCAGGATCAGATATCCGTTTGTTGTGCAAAGAGGCTGCCATGCAACCATTGAGACGCCTGATGTCTGTTCTGGAAGAAAGCGAAGAAGTGGTGCCTGAGGaag AATTGCCTAAAGTAGGGCCAATTATGCATGAAGACGTTAAGACGGCTTTGAGAAATACAAGGCCTTCAGCTCATCTCCTTGCTCATCGTTACGAGCAATTCAACTCTGACTACGGCAGTCAAATACTCCAGTGA
- the LOC124915182 gene encoding katanin p60 ATPase-containing subunit A-like 2 isoform X2, whose product MAGEPLPTRWSFMFGRKRMPEENGEDTNGQANGAHSNGNYSTARSNGDMHVKNKPELAIYEQYQNQRGTNGTSATAMGEKPQKSLLPPFESAEMRNLAESLSRDIIRGSPDVKWESIKGLENAKRLLKEAVVMPIKYPKYFTGLLTPWKGILLFGPPGTGKTMLAKAVATECKTTFFNISASSIVSKWRGDSEKLVKVLFELARHHAPSTIFLDEIDAIISQRGEGRSEHEASRRLKTELLIQMDGLTKTDELVFVLAATNLPWELDAAMLRRLEKRILVPLPEPEARQAMFDELLPSSLKEEKEEFPYDLLVEKTEGYSGSDIRLLCKEAAMQPLRRLMSVLEESEEVVPEEELPKVGPIMHEDVKTALRNTRPSAHLLAHRYEQFNSDYGSQILQ is encoded by the exons ATGGCGGGTGAGCCATTGCCTACTCGCTGGTCATTCATG TTTGGGAGAAAGAGAATGCCCGAGGAGAACGGCGAGGATACCAATGGTCAAGCTAATGGAGCTCATTCGAATGGCAATTATTCCACAGCTAGGTCAAACGGGGACATGCATGTCAAGAACAAACCTGAGTTGGCCATATACGAGCAGTACCAAAATCAG AGAGGAACCAATGGAACTTCAGCTACTGCAATGGGTGAAAAACC GCAAAAGTCTCTGCTTCCTCCTTTTGAATCTGCAGAAATGCGTAATTTGGCTGAGAGTTTAAgtag AGATATCATTCGTGGAAGTCCAGATGTAAAATGGGAAAGCATAAAAGGTTTAGAGAATGCCAAACGGCTTCTTAAGGAAGCAGTTGTAATGCCCATAAAATATCCCAA GTATTTCACTGGTCTTCTGACACCCTGGAAAGGCATTCTACTTTTTGGCCCTCCTGGAACTGGAAAG ACTATGCTTGCCAAGGCTGTCGCGACAGAGTGCAAAACTACATTTTTTAACATTTCAGCATCATCTATTGTCAGCAAATGGCGTG GTGATTCTGAAAAGCTAGTGAAAGTATTATTTGAGCTTGCTAGACATCATGCTCCTTCAACCATATTTCTTGATGAAATTGATGCTATCATTAGCCAGCGTGGCGAAGGACGAAGTGAGCATGAAGCAAGCAGGCGCCTGAAGACAGAGCTGCTTATCCAG ATGGATGGTCTGACAAAGACAGATGAACTTGTGTTTGTTCTAGCAGCAACTAATCTGCCTTGGGAACTGGATGCCGCTATGCTTAGGCGTCTGGAGAAAAGA ATTCTTGTTCCTCTTCCGGAACCAGAAGCTAGGCAAGCCATGTTTGACGAGCTATTACCCTCGTCGCTGAAAGAGGAGAAGGAGGAATTTCCATATGATCTGTTGGTAGAGAAAACAGAAGGCTACTCAGGATCAGATATCCGTTTGTTGTGCAAAGAGGCTGCCATGCAACCATTGAGACGCCTGATGTCTGTTCTGGAAGAAAGCGAAGAAGTGGTGCCTGAGGaag AATTGCCTAAAGTAGGGCCAATTATGCATGAAGACGTTAAGACGGCTTTGAGAAATACAAGGCCTTCAGCTCATCTCCTTGCTCATCGTTACGAGCAATTCAACTCTGACTACGGCAGTCAAATACTCCAGTGA
- the LOC124915257 gene encoding phospho-N-acetylmuramoyl-pentapeptide-transferase homolog — MRLTASSFDPKLSSLPRILLTSRRFPTCFLLNLPRRPSPPIFCFSLKSTRNGGIRHSRFRVRAMDEVVISAHDDEWGSDGSVFDQMPSSSSEGEESDGEFTLNPIVDVDLPSAKDKSVAANDPSTLTARRVAMLGGERRKKRIEYGIVNNAGLVAFLVMILLFVDGCAWKIVRLPLAPLYLMRPFCISAILASSAGYICVPLFRSLKIHDITTKVKLSRKGSKKITATMGGLFFVPMGIFVAEMLVGFSSAEVSAAAAATMALGTVGLADDVLTIIKNRSHGLSVWLRILLEVAVGTFFSVWLDTTKITTPYSMKMLVPLPPPMGLVFLGNLYLFLTSFCFVSMANGINLTDKLDGLAGGTAALAFVGMSIAVLPVCPDVAVFGASMAGACVGFLLHNRHKASIFMGNTGSLALGGALASMAACSGMFLPLLISSGIFVVEAISVTVFKGANYLERGPFLHHRRHEPIIVAGAYIISGMLSLLAGYVALISA, encoded by the exons ATGCGATTGACAGCATCCTCGTTCGATCCAAAGCTCTCTTCTCTTCCGAGGATTCTCCTAACATCGCGCCGATTCCCTACTTGTTTTCTTCTCAACTTACCACGCCGTCCATCTCCACCCATCTTCTGTTTCTCCCTCAAG TCCACAAGAAATGGGGGGATACGCCACAGCAGATTTCGAGTCCGAGCCATGGATGAGGTG GTCATTTCTGCACACGATGATGAGTGGGGAAGTGACGGTTCTGTATTTGATCAAATGCCTTCTTCTTCAAGTGAAGGGGAAGAAAGTGATGGAGAATTTACATTAAACCCAATTGTGGATGTCGATTTGCCTTCAGCTAAAGATAAGTCTGTAGCTGCTAATGATCCCTCAACACTAACTGCTAGAAGGGTGGCTATGCTTGGCGGTGAACGCAGGAAAAAGAG GATTGAATATGGGATTGTTAACAATGCCGGGTTAGTGGCGTTCTTGGTAATGATTCTTTTATTCGTGGATGGATGTGCTTGGAAAATTGTAAGGCTGCCATTAGCACCCCTCTATTTGATGAGACCTTTTTGTATATCTGCGATCTTGGCTTCATCCGCAGGCTATATATGCGTTCCTTTATTTCGTAGTTTGAAGATACATGATATTACTACGAAAGTTAAACTTTCTAGGAAAGGGTCTAAGAAGATAACTGCTACAATGGGTGGATTGTTTTTTGTCCCGATGGGGATTTTTGTTGCGGAAATGTTGGTTGGTTTTTCTTCTGCAGAGGTTTCAGCAGCTGCAGCTGCAACTATGGCTCTAGGTACTGTTGGATTGGCTGATGATGTCTTGACCATCATCAAGAACCGTAGTCATGGTTTATCTGTTTGGTTAAGAATTCTTTTGgag gTTGCGGTTGGAACATTTTTCTCGGTTTGGCTGGATACAACAAAGATAACGACGCCTTACAGCAT GAAAATGTTGGTGCCTTTACCTCCTCCAATGGGACTAGTTTTCTTGGGAAATTTGTATCTGTTTTTGAcatctttctgctttgtctcGATGGCAAATGGTATTAACTTGACAGACAAACTTGACGGTTTGGCTGGAGGGACTGCTGCATTGGCTTTTGTAGGAATGTCCATCGCCGTGCTTCCTGTCTGTCCTG ATGTTGCTGTGTTTGGTGCTTCGATGGCAGGAGCTTGCGTCGGTTTCCTTCTGCATAACCGTCACAAGGCATCTATATTCATGGGTAACACGGGTTCATTGGCATTGGGAGGAGCTCTTGCATCCATGGCTGCTTGCAGTGGAATGTTCCTCCCCCTTTTGATTTCATCTGGAATCTTTGTGGTAGAAGCCATATCG GTTACTGTGTTTAAGGGCGCAAACTACTTGGAAAGAGGCCCGTTTCTTCATCATCGTCGTCACGAACCGATAATAGTGGCTGGGGCATACATAATCTCTGGAATGTTGTCTTTGTTAGCTGGATATGTGGCCCTCATTTCAGCATAA